The Desulfohalovibrio reitneri genome contains a region encoding:
- a CDS encoding protein-glutamate O-methyltransferase — MNEASKGRDVERRGGSCRLGLREKDFKRFAAFIHDECGIKMPPTKRTMLEARLQKRLRVLGLADYAEYCEFVFSPEGMETELHHLLDVVTTNTTDFFREPKHFETLANVLLPQWSAATGNRREYRVWSAGCSTGEEPYTLAMVLSDYAESSEGFDFKVLATDISTRVLQHAAKAVYTVDKVSKVPQRLKSRYLLRSKDRTKQLVRMVPEVRRRVIFRRLNFMGDFKLKKPRDAIFCRNVMIYFERPTQEKLLGKLCDNLIQGGHLFIGHSESLTGLDLPLEQVAPTVYRRV; from the coding sequence GTGAACGAGGCGTCCAAGGGACGGGACGTGGAACGGCGTGGCGGTAGCTGCCGCCTCGGTCTGCGCGAGAAGGACTTCAAGCGATTCGCGGCCTTCATTCACGACGAGTGCGGCATCAAAATGCCGCCCACCAAGCGGACCATGCTCGAGGCGCGGCTGCAGAAACGTCTGCGTGTTCTGGGCCTGGCGGATTACGCAGAGTACTGCGAGTTCGTTTTCAGTCCGGAAGGAATGGAGACGGAGCTGCACCACCTGCTCGACGTCGTGACCACCAACACCACGGACTTTTTCCGGGAGCCCAAGCACTTCGAAACGCTGGCAAACGTCCTGCTGCCCCAGTGGTCGGCCGCCACTGGCAACCGGCGCGAATACCGGGTCTGGAGCGCGGGCTGCTCCACCGGTGAAGAGCCCTACACCCTGGCCATGGTGCTCAGCGACTACGCCGAGTCGTCAGAGGGATTCGACTTCAAGGTTTTGGCCACGGATATTTCCACCCGGGTGCTGCAACACGCGGCCAAGGCCGTCTACACCGTGGACAAGGTGTCCAAGGTGCCGCAACGCCTCAAGTCCCGCTACCTGCTGCGCTCCAAGGACCGGACGAAGCAGCTGGTTCGAATGGTCCCGGAGGTGCGGCGGCGCGTCATCTTCCGCCGTCTCAACTTCATGGGCGATTTTAAGCTCAAGAAGCCGCGTGACGCCATTTTCTGCCGCAACGTCATGATTTATTTCGAACGCCCCACCCAGGAAAAGCTGCTGGGCAAACTCTGCGACAACCTCATCCAGGGCGGCCACCTGTTCATCGGCCACTCCGAGAGCCTGACCGGCCTCGATCTTCCCCTGGAGCAGGTTGCGCCGACCGTCTATCGCCGGGTGTAA
- a CDS encoding protein-glutamate methylesterase/protein-glutamine glutaminase, which yields MSKPIRVMVVDDSALVRQTLSDIFSSDPDIEVMAAASDPYAAVKKMESALPDVLTLDIEMPRMDGLTFLRKIMSQNPIPVIICSTLAGEGSEGWVKAMEYGAVDVITKPKVGTRKFFEESRIRICDAVKAAASAKLNRLKPRKAVAVEPNLSADAVLPKGRLREIKTTETVVAVGASTGGTEALRVFLEAMPENAPGIVIVQHMPEMFTAAFSQRLNTICRITVREAVNNDTILRGQALIAPGNKHMLVKRSGARSYVEVKEGPLVRRHRPSVDVLFRSAARYLGKNAVGVIMTGMGDDGAQGMLEMRQAGAFTIAQDEATCVVYGMPGEAVKLGGVEKILPLERIPLEVVRAAR from the coding sequence ATGTCCAAGCCCATTCGCGTCATGGTGGTGGATGACTCGGCCCTGGTCCGCCAGACCCTCTCCGATATTTTCTCCAGCGACCCGGACATCGAGGTCATGGCCGCGGCCTCAGATCCGTACGCCGCGGTCAAGAAGATGGAGAGTGCGCTGCCCGATGTCTTGACCCTGGACATCGAAATGCCCCGCATGGACGGCCTGACCTTCCTGCGCAAGATCATGAGCCAGAACCCCATTCCGGTAATCATCTGTTCCACTCTGGCGGGCGAGGGTAGCGAAGGGTGGGTCAAGGCCATGGAATACGGAGCGGTGGACGTCATCACCAAGCCAAAGGTCGGCACGCGCAAGTTCTTCGAGGAGTCGCGCATCCGCATCTGCGATGCGGTCAAGGCGGCGGCCAGCGCCAAGCTGAACAGGCTCAAGCCGCGCAAGGCGGTTGCGGTGGAGCCGAACCTTTCCGCCGACGCCGTGCTTCCCAAGGGGCGGCTGCGCGAGATCAAGACCACCGAGACCGTGGTCGCTGTGGGGGCGTCCACTGGCGGCACCGAGGCCTTGCGTGTTTTCCTGGAGGCCATGCCTGAAAACGCTCCGGGCATCGTCATCGTGCAGCACATGCCGGAAATGTTCACCGCCGCCTTTTCCCAGCGTCTGAACACCATCTGCCGCATCACCGTCCGGGAGGCGGTGAACAACGACACCATTCTCCGTGGGCAGGCGCTCATCGCTCCGGGCAACAAGCACATGCTGGTCAAACGCTCCGGCGCACGGTCCTACGTGGAAGTTAAGGAAGGTCCGCTGGTTCGCAGGCACCGCCCGTCGGTGGACGTTCTGTTCCGCTCCGCCGCGCGCTACCTGGGCAAGAACGCCGTGGGCGTCATCATGACCGGAATGGGCGACGACGGGGCCCAGGGAATGCTGGAGATGCGACAGGCCGGGGCATTCACCATCGCCCAGGACGAAGCCACTTGCGTGGTTTACGGCATGCCCGGGGAGGCGGTGAAACTTGGCGGAGTGGAAAAGATTCTGCCTTTGGAGCGAATTCCCCTGGAGGTGGTGCGTGCCGCCCGTTGA
- a CDS encoding DUF190 domain-containing protein: MHLPSKAKRLRVYTGEWDKIGSQPLHEAIVEEAARRGLAGATVLRGVSGFGANSRVRTSKILVLSQDLPLIVEIVDAGEKINQFLTWLDGVVQEGLVTVEDVDVGFYRHKLGEKA; encoded by the coding sequence ATGCATCTTCCCAGCAAAGCCAAGCGGCTGCGCGTCTACACCGGGGAATGGGACAAAATAGGCTCTCAGCCCCTTCACGAGGCCATCGTCGAGGAAGCGGCCAGGCGAGGTCTGGCCGGGGCCACCGTCCTGCGCGGGGTCTCCGGCTTCGGGGCCAATTCCCGCGTCAGGACATCGAAGATTCTCGTCCTCTCCCAGGACCTCCCCCTCATCGTGGAGATCGTGGACGCCGGGGAAAAAATCAACCAGTTCCTCACCTGGCTGGATGGCGTGGTTCAGGAAGGGCTCGTCACCGTGGAGGACGTGGATGTGGGCTTTTACCGCCACAAACTGGGGGAGAAGGCCTAG
- a CDS encoding fluoride efflux transporter FluC, whose protein sequence is MQNLALIALAGALGTASRYGVSMAAQRLAGPNFPLGTMVVNLFGALAFGLVFGLTEERLGLPAQTKLVVLTGFFGAFTTFSTYMFESLALLRNGQWWLAGMNIGGQTVLGLAAVLAGLRLARLL, encoded by the coding sequence TTGCAAAACTTGGCCCTCATCGCTCTGGCGGGCGCTCTCGGCACAGCAAGCCGCTACGGGGTCTCCATGGCCGCGCAACGGCTGGCCGGCCCCAACTTTCCCCTGGGCACAATGGTGGTCAACCTCTTCGGCGCCCTGGCCTTCGGCCTCGTCTTCGGATTGACCGAAGAGCGGCTGGGGTTGCCCGCTCAGACCAAGCTGGTGGTCCTGACCGGCTTCTTCGGGGCCTTCACCACCTTTTCCACCTACATGTTCGAAAGCCTCGCCCTGCTGCGGAACGGCCAGTGGTGGCTGGCGGGGATGAATATCGGCGGACAGACCGTCCTCGGCCTGGCCGCGGTCCTGGCGGGGCTGCGGCTGGCCAGGCTCTTGTAA
- a CDS encoding class IV adenylate cyclase, whose translation METELKFQTDDLEELAALLRRLGAAEVWPRHFERNLVFDDNQESLRGQGTLLRLRLAGDRASLTLKRKPQNTHPGHAKVMDERETEVADFDATRAILEGLGYRVAFAYEKYRREYRLGDCLACLDELPFGSYLELEAAGEGELIRCATALGLEPAEGIVANYHQLNLSEREKRGLPPGDGFVFDGWAEK comes from the coding sequence ATGGAAACCGAGCTGAAATTCCAGACAGATGATCTCGAAGAACTGGCCGCGCTGTTGCGCCGTCTGGGTGCCGCCGAGGTATGGCCGCGCCACTTCGAGCGGAATCTTGTTTTCGATGACAACCAGGAAAGTCTGCGCGGGCAAGGCACCCTGCTGCGCCTCCGCCTCGCCGGAGACCGGGCAAGCCTGACCCTGAAGCGTAAACCGCAAAATACGCACCCCGGGCACGCCAAGGTCATGGACGAACGCGAGACGGAAGTGGCCGACTTCGATGCCACACGGGCTATTTTGGAGGGGTTGGGCTACCGCGTCGCCTTCGCCTACGAAAAATACCGGCGGGAGTATCGACTGGGCGACTGCTTGGCCTGCCTGGACGAACTGCCTTTCGGGTCTTACCTGGAGCTTGAGGCGGCCGGTGAGGGCGAGTTGATCCGGTGCGCTACAGCATTGGGACTGGAACCGGCGGAGGGGATCGTCGCCAACTATCATCAGCTCAATCTGTCCGAGCGGGAAAAGCGCGGGCTGCCGCCCGGGGACGGCTTCGTCTTCGACGGCTGGGCTGAAAAGTGA
- the clpS gene encoding ATP-dependent Clp protease adapter ClpS, with amino-acid sequence MPLERRDTETFVEDEVREPRRYKVLLHNDDYTTMEFVVKILREVFSKTEDEAMRIMLHVHNNGKGVCGVFTHEVAETKVTLVHNLARQAGYPLKSSMEEV; translated from the coding sequence TTGCCGCTTGAAAGGCGCGACACGGAAACCTTTGTGGAAGATGAGGTTCGTGAGCCTCGCCGATACAAGGTACTGCTCCACAACGATGACTACACCACAATGGAATTCGTGGTGAAGATACTGCGTGAAGTGTTCAGCAAGACCGAAGACGAGGCCATGCGCATCATGCTCCATGTGCATAACAACGGAAAGGGAGTGTGCGGTGTTTTCACTCACGAGGTCGCCGAAACGAAGGTGACTCTGGTGCACAATCTGGCAAGGCAGGCCGGATACCCCCTGAAAAGCAGCATGGAAGAGGTATAA
- the clpA gene encoding ATP-dependent Clp protease ATP-binding subunit ClpA, translating to MLSKRLEGVLTEAVKEVKRRNHEFLTLEHLLYAMAQDDSGGDILEGCGADVARLKNQLERFFMDHMEVLPESSPTEVVQTLGVQRVLQRSIMHMQSAGKEKVEVGDVLAALFDEEDSYAVYFLKSQGVSRLDVLEFISHGTAEELEEDPEPVEKKSGRDPKESSKEAKFLEQYAVDLVAKAKRGEVDPLIGRENEMRRTIQVLARRRKNNPIYVGDAGVGKTAMAEGLALKIVQRQVPESFLETEIYALDMGALLAGTKYRGDFEQRLKGVINAIKNRDNAILFVDEIHTIIGAGATSGGTLDASNILKPLLASGEIRCIGSTTYEEYKNVFEKDRALSRRFQKIEIAEPSVEETVDILKGLKPYYEEHHGVSYTVNAIKAAAELSARYINDRFLPDKAIDVIDETGAVCMLTRKHCKSNKVSVNDIEKVIARMARIPVRRVNTSDRGRLSDLESDLKKYVYGQDKAVESISSSIKRARAGLGNEDKPLGSFLLMGPTGVGKTELARQLANVMGVSFLRYDMSEYMEKHAVARLIGSPPGYVGFEQGGLLVDDVRKNPYSVLLLDEIEKAHPDIFNILLQVMDYATLTDNNGRKADFRHVIVLMTTNAGAREMSKGGIGFGKSMETDVEKGLKELERLFSPEFRNRLDSVVQFGPLSQEIMEMIVDKFIADLNKQVKDKRVKVTLSQSAREYLAKEGHDPAYGARPLGRVIQEKVKDPLADEVLFGRLKNGGQVKVEYSSQANKGENPLRLKVSQPTGAKGKKKAAAAS from the coding sequence ATGTTGAGTAAGCGACTCGAAGGCGTGTTGACCGAGGCGGTGAAGGAGGTCAAGCGTCGCAACCACGAGTTCCTGACGCTGGAGCACCTGCTCTACGCCATGGCGCAGGACGACTCCGGGGGCGACATCCTGGAGGGCTGCGGAGCCGACGTCGCGCGCCTGAAAAACCAGTTGGAGCGCTTTTTCATGGACCACATGGAAGTGCTGCCCGAGTCCAGCCCCACGGAAGTGGTGCAGACTTTGGGCGTGCAGCGGGTCCTGCAGCGCTCCATCATGCATATGCAGTCCGCGGGCAAGGAGAAGGTCGAAGTGGGCGACGTGCTGGCCGCCCTGTTCGATGAAGAAGACTCCTACGCGGTCTACTTCCTCAAGTCCCAGGGCGTCAGCCGGTTGGACGTGCTGGAGTTCATCTCCCACGGCACGGCCGAGGAGTTGGAAGAAGACCCCGAGCCGGTGGAAAAGAAGAGCGGCCGCGACCCCAAGGAATCCTCCAAGGAGGCAAAGTTCCTTGAACAGTACGCTGTGGACTTGGTGGCCAAGGCCAAGCGGGGCGAGGTAGACCCGCTGATCGGTCGGGAAAACGAGATGCGCCGCACCATTCAGGTGCTGGCCCGCCGCCGCAAGAACAATCCCATCTACGTGGGCGACGCCGGTGTGGGCAAGACCGCCATGGCCGAAGGGCTGGCCCTGAAGATCGTCCAGCGGCAGGTGCCGGAATCCTTTCTGGAGACCGAAATCTATGCCCTGGACATGGGCGCGTTGCTGGCTGGGACCAAGTACCGTGGTGATTTCGAGCAGCGCCTCAAGGGCGTGATCAACGCCATCAAGAACCGAGACAACGCCATCCTCTTTGTGGACGAGATTCACACCATCATCGGCGCGGGGGCCACCAGCGGCGGCACACTGGATGCCTCCAACATTCTCAAGCCGCTGCTGGCTTCCGGTGAAATCCGCTGCATCGGCTCCACGACATACGAGGAATACAAGAACGTCTTCGAGAAGGACCGGGCCCTGTCCCGACGCTTCCAGAAAATCGAGATCGCCGAGCCGAGCGTGGAGGAGACCGTGGACATCCTCAAGGGGCTGAAGCCCTACTACGAGGAGCACCACGGGGTGAGCTACACGGTCAACGCCATCAAGGCAGCGGCCGAACTCTCCGCCCGCTATATCAACGACCGCTTCCTGCCGGACAAGGCCATCGACGTCATCGACGAGACCGGCGCGGTGTGCATGCTCACCCGCAAGCACTGCAAGAGCAACAAGGTTTCCGTGAATGACATCGAGAAGGTCATCGCCCGCATGGCCCGCATTCCCGTGCGGCGGGTGAACACCTCGGACCGGGGCCGCCTGTCCGATCTGGAGTCCGACCTGAAGAAGTACGTCTACGGCCAGGACAAGGCCGTGGAGAGCATCTCCAGTTCCATCAAGCGCGCCCGGGCGGGCCTGGGTAACGAGGACAAGCCGCTGGGCAGCTTCCTTCTCATGGGGCCCACCGGCGTGGGCAAGACCGAACTGGCCCGCCAGCTGGCCAACGTCATGGGCGTCAGCTTCCTGCGCTACGACATGTCCGAGTACATGGAGAAGCACGCCGTGGCCCGGCTCATCGGCTCCCCTCCGGGGTACGTGGGCTTCGAGCAGGGTGGCCTGCTGGTGGACGACGTGCGCAAGAATCCCTACAGCGTGCTGCTGCTGGACGAGATCGAGAAGGCGCATCCGGACATCTTCAACATACTCCTGCAGGTCATGGACTACGCCACGCTCACGGACAACAACGGCCGCAAGGCCGACTTCCGCCACGTGATCGTGCTCATGACCACCAACGCTGGAGCGCGGGAAATGTCCAAGGGCGGCATCGGCTTCGGCAAATCCATGGAGACTGACGTGGAGAAGGGACTCAAGGAGTTGGAACGTCTCTTCAGCCCTGAGTTCCGCAATCGCCTGGACTCCGTTGTCCAGTTCGGCCCGCTTTCCCAGGAGATCATGGAGATGATCGTGGACAAGTTCATCGCCGATCTGAACAAGCAGGTGAAGGACAAGCGCGTCAAGGTCACGCTTTCCCAGTCCGCCCGGGAATACTTGGCCAAGGAGGGACACGATCCCGCCTATGGCGCGCGCCCCCTGGGCCGCGTGATCCAGGAGAAGGTCAAGGACCCCCTGGCCGATGAGGTGCTCTTCGGCCGCTTGAAGAACGGCGGCCAAGTCAAGGTGGAGTATTCCTCCCAGGCCAATAAAGGTGAGAATCCCCTGCGCTTGAAGGTCAGCCAACCGACCGGGGCCAAGGGCAAGAAGAAGGCGGCCGCCGCCTCCTGA
- the aat gene encoding leucyl/phenylalanyl-tRNA--protein transferase has product MTVFLLGDEPFFPDPALAEPDGLLAVGGDLSLERLVSAYCRGIFPWYGEDTPILWWSPDPRPLLTPQGVHVSRSLRRCLNREPFTVTFDHAFERVLAGCAKTPRPQGEGTWLVSDMIEAYCHLHDLGLAHSVEAWCGGELVGGLYGVSLGRAFFGESMFHLEPNASKACFVRLCRLLAAWDFDFIDCQQTTPHMTAFGATEVPREEFMEKLGAALEGPTRRGSWSRQASLYC; this is encoded by the coding sequence ATGACCGTCTTTCTGCTGGGCGACGAACCCTTCTTCCCGGACCCCGCCCTGGCCGAGCCCGACGGGCTGCTGGCCGTGGGCGGGGACCTTTCTTTGGAGAGACTCGTATCCGCCTATTGCCGGGGGATTTTCCCCTGGTACGGCGAGGATACGCCCATCCTCTGGTGGTCCCCCGACCCCAGGCCACTTCTCACGCCGCAGGGAGTGCACGTCTCGCGCTCCCTGCGGCGCTGCCTGAACCGCGAGCCATTCACGGTCACTTTCGACCACGCCTTCGAGCGGGTTCTGGCGGGCTGCGCCAAGACGCCCCGCCCGCAAGGGGAGGGTACTTGGCTTGTCAGCGACATGATCGAGGCCTATTGCCACCTACACGACCTGGGTCTGGCCCACAGCGTGGAGGCTTGGTGCGGCGGGGAGTTGGTGGGCGGCCTGTACGGCGTCTCCCTGGGGCGCGCCTTCTTCGGCGAATCCATGTTCCATCTGGAACCCAACGCTTCCAAGGCCTGCTTCGTTCGGCTCTGCCGCTTGCTGGCCGCCTGGGATTTCGATTTCATCGACTGCCAGCAGACCACGCCGCATATGACCGCTTTCGGCGCGACGGAAGTGCCGAGGGAGGAGTTCATGGAAAAGCTGGGCGCGGCCCTGGAGGGCCCAACGCGGCGCGGCTCCTGGAGTCGCCAGGCCAGCCTGTACTGCTGA
- a CDS encoding glycosyltransferase family 9 protein encodes MPPRPPRLPDKPRILVCQLRQIGDVLLSTPAVRMLKKRWPEGTIHFLTEKKCSPVLENNPDIDAIWELDKKALSHFGKELAFSWKVARQNYDLVVDFQQLPRIRWVVAFSAAKVRLSYSPPWYTKSLYTHSACMDPGYAAMAKASVLKPLGLVWEGERPRIHLLPLERAWAGHFHQQHGLTEEHAVITLDPTHRRETRRWPAEHFASMVDMVAEKRPDVRFVLLHGPGEEEAVRPITEGVAHPENLIVPGRVLNLREMAAVIQSARLHVGTCSAPRHMAVAVNTPSLVVHGSTSDAWSFPSEEHQTIASPLPCRPCNENVCPEGHIACLRDLDPEIVADALLGRI; translated from the coding sequence GTGCCTCCGAGGCCGCCACGCCTTCCAGATAAACCGCGCATCCTGGTCTGCCAATTGCGGCAGATCGGGGATGTGCTGTTGTCCACTCCGGCCGTGCGCATGCTCAAGAAACGCTGGCCGGAGGGGACAATCCATTTCCTCACCGAAAAGAAATGCTCCCCGGTCCTTGAAAACAACCCGGACATCGACGCCATCTGGGAACTGGACAAGAAGGCGCTCTCCCACTTCGGCAAGGAATTGGCCTTCTCCTGGAAAGTGGCCCGGCAGAACTACGACCTGGTGGTGGACTTCCAGCAACTGCCCCGCATTCGCTGGGTGGTGGCCTTTTCCGCAGCCAAGGTGCGTTTAAGCTACTCCCCGCCGTGGTACACCAAGAGCCTCTACACCCACTCCGCCTGCATGGACCCGGGCTACGCGGCCATGGCCAAGGCCAGCGTGCTCAAGCCCCTGGGTCTCGTATGGGAAGGGGAGAGGCCCAGGATTCACCTGCTTCCGCTGGAGCGGGCCTGGGCCGGTCACTTCCACCAGCAGCACGGGCTCACGGAAGAACACGCCGTCATCACCCTCGACCCCACCCACCGCAGGGAAACCCGCCGATGGCCCGCCGAACACTTCGCCAGCATGGTGGACATGGTCGCGGAGAAACGGCCCGACGTCCGTTTCGTGTTGCTACACGGCCCGGGTGAGGAGGAAGCGGTGCGGCCCATTACCGAAGGCGTGGCCCACCCGGAAAATCTCATCGTGCCGGGCCGCGTGCTGAACCTGCGGGAGATGGCCGCGGTCATCCAAAGCGCGCGGCTGCACGTGGGCACCTGTTCCGCCCCACGCCACATGGCCGTGGCCGTGAACACGCCGTCCCTGGTGGTGCACGGCTCCACGTCCGACGCCTGGTCTTTCCCCTCGGAGGAACACCAGACCATCGCCTCACCCCTGCCCTGCCGCCCCTGCAACGAGAACGTCTGCCCGGAGGGGCACATCGCCTGCCTGCGCGATTTGGACCCGGAGATCGTGGCCGACGCGCTCCTGGGCCGTATCTAG